One genomic window of Tatumella citrea includes the following:
- the sthA gene encoding Si-specific NAD(P)(+) transhydrogenase, which yields MQKSYDYDAIVIGSGPGGEGAAMGLVKQGAHIAVIERYHNIGGGCTHWGTIPSKALRHAVSRIIEFNQNPLYSDHSRLLRSSFSDILKHTENVIQQQTNMRQGFYERNHCEIYQGDAHFVDANTIEIVLHDGTRERLTAEKFVIACGSRPYHPDTVDFNHPRIYDSDSILDLHHEPSHVIIYGAGVIGCEYASIFRGLGVKVDLINTRDRLLAFLDQEMSDSLSYHFWNSGVVIRHNEEFEKVEGNDDGVIVHLKSGKKMKADCLLYANGRTGNTDSLSLENAGLEADSRGLVKVNSMYQTAQPHIYAVGDVIGYPSLASAAYDQGRIAAQALIKGEATAHLVEDIPTGIYTIPEISSVGKTEQQLTAMKVPYEVGRAQFKHLARAQIVGMNVGSLKILFHRETKEILGIHCFGERAAEIIHIGQAIMEQKNGGNTIEYFVNTTFNYPTMAEAYRVAALNGLNRLF from the coding sequence ATGCAAAAGTCTTACGATTACGATGCCATTGTGATTGGCTCCGGACCCGGAGGTGAAGGTGCTGCTATGGGGCTGGTTAAACAGGGAGCCCATATTGCCGTTATTGAGCGTTATCATAATATCGGCGGCGGTTGTACCCACTGGGGAACTATTCCGTCAAAAGCTTTGCGGCATGCTGTTAGCAGAATTATAGAATTTAACCAAAACCCGCTGTATAGCGATCATTCCCGCCTGCTACGCTCTTCATTTTCAGATATTTTGAAACACACAGAAAATGTCATTCAACAGCAGACAAATATGCGCCAGGGGTTTTATGAACGAAACCACTGTGAGATTTACCAGGGCGATGCCCATTTCGTTGATGCTAACACCATTGAGATAGTGCTACATGACGGAACCCGTGAAAGACTGACTGCAGAGAAATTTGTAATTGCCTGTGGTTCACGTCCTTACCATCCCGATACCGTTGATTTTAACCACCCTCGCATTTACGACTCCGACTCTATTCTCGATTTACACCATGAACCTTCACACGTCATTATTTATGGCGCAGGAGTTATTGGCTGTGAATATGCTTCGATTTTCCGTGGATTAGGGGTAAAAGTTGATCTTATCAACACCCGTGACCGCCTGCTGGCTTTCCTCGATCAGGAAATGTCAGATTCACTTTCTTATCATTTCTGGAACAGTGGCGTGGTTATCCGTCATAACGAAGAATTTGAAAAAGTGGAAGGCAATGATGATGGCGTCATTGTCCACCTGAAATCGGGCAAAAAAATGAAAGCCGACTGCCTGCTGTATGCCAACGGGCGTACCGGTAATACCGATTCACTGTCGCTGGAAAATGCCGGACTGGAAGCTGACAGTCGCGGGCTGGTCAAAGTGAACAGCATGTACCAGACCGCACAGCCGCATATTTATGCGGTCGGCGATGTGATAGGTTACCCAAGCCTGGCTTCTGCTGCCTATGATCAGGGAAGAATTGCCGCTCAGGCGCTGATCAAGGGCGAGGCAACTGCTCATCTGGTAGAAGATATTCCGACGGGTATTTATACCATTCCGGAGATCAGTTCTGTGGGTAAAACAGAACAGCAGCTCACCGCAATGAAAGTTCCCTATGAAGTGGGACGGGCACAGTTTAAACATCTGGCGCGGGCACAGATTGTCGGCATGAATGTTGGCAGCCTGAAGATTCTGTTCCATCGTGAAACTAAAGAGATTCTCGGCATTCACTGCTTTGGCGAACGTGCAGCCGAAATTATTCATATCGGCCAGGCAATTATGGAACAGAAGAACGGTGGTAATACCATTGAGTACTTTGTAAATACCACCTTCAACTACCCGACAATGGCTGAAGCTTATCGGGTTGCAGCGTTAAACGGTCTCAACCGCTTATTTTGA
- a CDS encoding argininosuccinate synthase yields the protein MQTQGIKKIVLAYSGGLDTSAIIPWLKENYGCEVVAFVANVGQDPEDLVGVEGKALQSGASECHIVDLREEFISEYVYPVLQTGALYEGTYLLGTSMARPIIAKAQVELALKVGADALCHGATGKGNDQVRFESTYAALAPQLKVVAPWREWDLRSREALLAYLKERNIPTTATLEKIYSRDENAWHISTEGGVLESPWNAPNKDCWVWTVDPLEAPDQPEEVSVTVEKGCVVAVNGEALSPFECLSKLNTLGAKHGVGRIDIVENRLVGMKSRGCYETPGGTIMVNALRAVEQLVLDRDSFKWREQLGLEMSYVVYDGRWFTPIRKSLQASAESLAEIVNGEVVLQLYKGQVTAIRKKSANSLYSEEFATFGEDDVYDHRHAGGFIRLYSLSSRIRALKEQK from the coding sequence ATGCAAACTCAAGGCATAAAAAAAATCGTTCTGGCGTACTCCGGTGGACTTGATACCTCCGCGATTATTCCATGGCTGAAAGAGAACTATGGTTGTGAAGTTGTTGCCTTTGTCGCCAACGTGGGCCAGGACCCGGAAGATCTGGTAGGAGTGGAAGGCAAGGCTCTGCAATCCGGCGCTTCTGAGTGTCACATTGTTGATCTGCGTGAAGAGTTCATTAGTGAGTACGTCTACCCGGTACTACAGACAGGAGCTTTGTACGAAGGCACCTACCTGCTGGGTACTTCAATGGCTCGTCCAATTATTGCTAAAGCGCAGGTTGAACTGGCGCTGAAAGTGGGCGCTGATGCGCTGTGTCACGGAGCAACCGGTAAAGGGAATGACCAGGTTCGTTTCGAAAGCACTTATGCCGCGCTGGCACCACAACTGAAAGTGGTTGCGCCATGGCGTGAATGGGATCTCCGTTCCCGTGAAGCTCTGCTGGCTTACCTGAAAGAGCGTAATATCCCGACAACTGCTACGCTGGAAAAAATCTACAGCCGTGATGAGAATGCATGGCATATCTCTACCGAAGGCGGAGTGCTGGAAAGCCCGTGGAATGCACCAAACAAAGATTGCTGGGTCTGGACTGTTGATCCGCTGGAAGCACCAGACCAGCCTGAAGAAGTCTCTGTGACTGTTGAGAAAGGCTGTGTGGTTGCAGTAAATGGCGAAGCTCTCAGCCCGTTTGAATGTCTGAGTAAACTGAACACCCTGGGTGCCAAACATGGTGTAGGTCGTATCGATATCGTCGAAAACCGCCTGGTAGGAATGAAATCCCGTGGTTGCTATGAAACCCCGGGAGGCACCATCATGGTTAATGCTCTGCGTGCTGTAGAGCAGCTGGTATTGGACCGTGACAGTTTCAAATGGCGTGAGCAGCTGGGCCTGGAAATGTCTTATGTTGTGTATGACGGACGCTGGTTCACCCCTATCCGTAAATCACTGCAGGCTTCTGCTGAGTCACTGGCAGAAATCGTTAACGGTGAAGTGGTTCTGCAGCTGTACAAAGGGCAGGTGACTGCAATCCGTAAGAAATCAGCCAACAGTCTGTACTCTGAAGAGTTTGCTACTTTCGGTGAAGATGACGTGTATGACCACCGTCATGCGGGTGGCTTTATCCGTCTGTACTCACTCTCTTCACGTATCCGTGCGCTGAAAGAACAAAAATAA
- the argB gene encoding acetylglutamate kinase codes for MTNPLIIKLGGVLLDSEEALGRLFDALLAYRNSHQRPLLIVHGGGCLVDELMKKLALPVSKKNGLRVTPADQIDIITGALAGTANKTLLAWAKKYGINAVGLSLGDGGIVNVAQFDEELGHVGQATPGNPALVNTLLDAGYLPVVSSIGITDDGLLMNVNADQAATALAATLGASLVLLSDVSGILDGKGQRIAEMTTEKAEALIAQGIITDGMIVKVHAALDAAKTLGRPVDIASWRHAEQLPDLFNGVSIGTRILA; via the coding sequence ATGACAAATCCATTGATCATTAAACTGGGCGGTGTTTTGCTGGATAGCGAAGAAGCCCTGGGCCGTCTGTTTGATGCCTTACTGGCGTATCGTAACAGTCACCAGCGTCCTCTGCTGATTGTCCATGGCGGCGGCTGCCTGGTCGACGAACTGATGAAGAAACTGGCATTGCCGGTCAGTAAGAAAAACGGCTTACGTGTGACCCCGGCAGATCAGATAGACATTATCACCGGAGCACTGGCGGGTACCGCCAACAAAACCTTGTTGGCCTGGGCAAAAAAATATGGCATCAATGCTGTCGGGCTTTCACTGGGCGATGGTGGTATTGTCAATGTTGCACAGTTCGATGAAGAACTGGGGCATGTCGGACAGGCGACACCGGGTAACCCGGCACTGGTAAATACGTTGCTGGATGCAGGTTACCTGCCGGTCGTTAGCTCCATCGGGATTACCGACGACGGTTTGCTGATGAATGTGAATGCCGATCAGGCGGCGACGGCTCTGGCGGCGACGCTGGGAGCATCTCTGGTACTGTTGTCTGATGTCAGCGGTATTCTGGATGGTAAAGGGCAGCGTATTGCCGAAATGACCACTGAAAAGGCGGAAGCTCTGATCGCTCAGGGCATTATTACCGACGGCATGATCGTTAAAGTTCATGCTGCTCTCGATGCAGCAAAAACACTGGGACGTCCGGTAGATATCGCCAGCTGGCGACATGCCGAGCAGCTCCCTGATTTATTTAACGGTGTGTCAATTGGCACCCGGATTCTGGCTTAA
- the oxyR gene encoding DNA-binding transcriptional regulator OxyR produces MNIRDLEYLVSLAEHRHFRRAADACHVSQPTLSGQIRKLEDELGVMLLERTSRKVLFTQAGLLLVDQARTVLREVKVLKEMASQQGETMSGPLHIGLIPTISPYLLPQIIPMLHQTFPKLEMYLHEAQTQQLLAQLDSGQLDCAIMALVKETEAFIEVPLFDEPMKLAVYSGHPWHNRERVPMSDLAGEKLLMLQDGHCLRDQALGFCFSAGADEDTHFRATSLETLRNMVAAGSGITLMPSLAVPNERERDGVCYITCDKPVPQRTIALIYRPGSPLRSRYEQLAETISAHMFASGQISK; encoded by the coding sequence ATGAACATTCGCGACCTTGAGTACCTTGTGTCACTGGCAGAACATCGCCATTTCCGACGAGCAGCTGATGCCTGTCACGTAAGTCAGCCAACTCTCAGCGGCCAAATCCGCAAACTGGAAGATGAACTGGGAGTGATGTTACTGGAGCGAACCAGCCGTAAGGTGTTGTTCACTCAGGCCGGCTTATTGCTGGTGGATCAGGCTCGTACTGTGTTACGCGAAGTGAAAGTGCTTAAGGAGATGGCCAGCCAGCAAGGTGAAACCATGTCAGGGCCGCTGCATATTGGTTTAATTCCTACTATCAGCCCTTATTTGCTGCCGCAAATCATCCCAATGTTGCATCAGACGTTCCCGAAACTGGAAATGTATCTGCACGAAGCACAGACTCAGCAACTGCTGGCTCAGCTGGATAGCGGGCAACTCGATTGTGCAATTATGGCGCTGGTGAAAGAAACCGAAGCCTTTATTGAAGTACCGTTATTTGATGAGCCAATGAAGCTGGCAGTCTATTCCGGCCACCCCTGGCATAATCGTGAACGCGTTCCGATGTCTGACTTAGCGGGTGAAAAATTACTGATGCTTCAGGACGGGCATTGTTTGCGTGATCAGGCTCTGGGTTTCTGTTTTTCTGCAGGCGCGGATGAAGATACCCATTTTCGTGCAACCAGCCTGGAAACGCTGCGTAATATGGTCGCAGCAGGCAGTGGTATTACCCTGATGCCTTCCCTGGCGGTGCCTAATGAGCGTGAGAGAGATGGTGTCTGCTATATCACCTGCGATAAACCAGTCCCACAGCGCACTATTGCACTGATTTATCGTCCCGGCTCGCCTCTGCGCAGCCGCTATGAGCAACTGGCAGAGACAATTAGTGCACACATGTTTGCGTCAGGTCAGATCTCAAAATAA
- the argC gene encoding N-acetyl-gamma-glutamyl-phosphate reductase: MLNTLIVGASGYAGVELVTYLNRHPHINITGVAVSAQSPDAGKLLSDLHPQLKGVVDLRLQPLTDVAVLAKDVDVVFLATAHEVSHDLAPQFLAEGCVVFDLSGAWRVKDASFYTRYYGFTHQYPELLEKAVYGLAEWQSESLRNADLIAVPGCYPTASQLALRPLLEAGLLNTEQWPVINATSGVSGAGRKASLTTSFCEVSLQPYGLFTHRHQPEIAAHLGTEVIFTPHLGNFPRGILATITGRLNPGVTAEDVAKAFHDAYDDKPLVRLYDSGVPALKSVVGLPFCDIGFAVQGEHVIVVSAEDNLLKGASSQAVQCMNIRFGYPETLSLI, encoded by the coding sequence ATGTTGAATACGCTGATTGTGGGCGCCAGTGGTTACGCTGGTGTTGAACTGGTCACTTACCTGAATCGCCATCCACACATAAACATAACCGGAGTTGCGGTCTCCGCGCAAAGCCCGGATGCCGGAAAATTGTTATCCGATCTGCATCCGCAGCTGAAAGGCGTGGTCGATCTTCGGTTACAGCCGTTAACGGATGTTGCGGTGCTGGCCAAAGATGTCGATGTCGTGTTTCTGGCAACGGCACATGAAGTGAGCCATGATCTGGCACCACAATTCTTAGCAGAAGGCTGTGTGGTTTTTGACCTGTCCGGCGCATGGCGGGTAAAAGATGCCAGCTTCTATACCCGTTATTACGGATTCACCCATCAGTATCCGGAACTGCTGGAAAAAGCAGTTTATGGCCTGGCTGAGTGGCAGAGTGAGAGCCTGCGTAACGCAGACCTGATTGCCGTTCCAGGGTGCTATCCGACAGCCTCGCAGCTGGCACTGAGACCGTTACTGGAAGCAGGATTGCTGAATACCGAACAATGGCCTGTGATTAATGCTACCAGTGGCGTGAGTGGTGCAGGGCGCAAAGCCTCTCTGACCACCAGTTTTTGTGAAGTCAGCCTGCAGCCTTATGGGTTGTTTACACATCGCCATCAACCGGAAATTGCCGCTCATTTAGGCACCGAGGTTATTTTTACCCCACATTTAGGCAATTTCCCACGCGGGATTCTGGCAACCATCACCGGCCGGTTAAACCCGGGAGTTACTGCAGAAGATGTGGCAAAAGCATTCCACGATGCCTATGACGATAAACCGCTGGTCAGATTGTATGACAGTGGTGTGCCTGCTTTGAAATCTGTTGTTGGTTTGCCATTCTGTGATATTGGTTTTGCTGTGCAGGGTGAACATGTGATTGTGGTAAGCGCAGAAGATAACCTGTTAAAAGGGGCCTCTTCTCAGGCCGTGCAGTGTATGAATATACGTTTCGGGTACCCTGAAACACTTTCTCTGATTTAA
- the argE gene encoding acetylornithine deacetylase, with translation MKTKLPPFIELYRQLIATPSISTTESALDQSNEALINLLAGWFRDLGFQTEVQPVPDTRNKFNLLARAGSGTGGLMLAGHTDTVPFDEGRWSQDPFTLTERDNKLYGLGTADMKGFFAFILDTLRDIDITQLKKPLYILATADEETTMAGASYFSRTTHLRPDCAIIGEPTSLKPVRAHKGHLSKAIRIQGQSGHSSDPGRGINAIELMHDAITHLTGLRNTLKEKYHHDGFVIPYPTMNFGAINGGDSPNRICACCELHMDLRPLPGLELNDLHELLLESLAPVSERWPGRLTISDLHPPIPGYECPRHHGLVQVIEKLLGCETEIVNYCTEAPFIQQLCPTLVLGPGSIEQAHQPDEYLDTAFIQPTRQLIDRVVHHFCL, from the coding sequence GTGAAGACAAAATTACCGCCATTTATCGAGCTTTATCGCCAGCTCATCGCCACTCCATCGATCAGTACCACAGAAAGTGCCTTAGATCAGAGTAATGAGGCTCTAATCAACCTGCTGGCAGGGTGGTTTCGTGACCTGGGTTTTCAGACAGAAGTCCAGCCTGTGCCCGATACACGCAATAAATTTAATCTGTTAGCCCGTGCTGGCAGCGGCACTGGCGGGCTGATGCTGGCCGGTCATACCGATACAGTGCCGTTCGATGAGGGGCGTTGGTCTCAGGACCCGTTTACTCTGACCGAACGCGACAATAAGCTTTATGGTCTGGGCACCGCAGATATGAAAGGTTTCTTTGCCTTCATTCTCGACACGCTGCGTGACATCGATATTACTCAGTTGAAAAAACCGTTGTATATCCTGGCCACTGCCGATGAAGAAACCACCATGGCGGGTGCCAGCTATTTCTCACGCACCACCCATCTGCGCCCCGACTGCGCAATTATTGGCGAGCCAACCTCGCTGAAGCCGGTACGCGCCCACAAAGGTCACTTGTCTAAAGCTATAAGAATTCAGGGGCAATCCGGTCACTCCAGTGATCCTGGCCGGGGAATTAATGCCATTGAACTGATGCATGATGCGATCACACATCTGACCGGGCTGCGCAATACTCTGAAAGAGAAATATCATCATGACGGGTTCGTTATCCCCTATCCAACGATGAACTTCGGGGCAATTAACGGCGGTGACTCACCTAACCGTATTTGTGCCTGTTGCGAATTGCATATGGATCTTCGGCCTCTGCCGGGACTGGAACTGAATGATTTACATGAACTGCTACTGGAAAGTCTGGCACCTGTCAGCGAGCGCTGGCCAGGGCGGCTGACTATCAGTGATCTCCATCCGCCAATTCCGGGCTATGAATGCCCACGCCATCATGGCCTGGTACAGGTGATAGAGAAACTACTGGGCTGTGAGACAGAAATTGTTAATTACTGCACCGAAGCACCATTTATCCAGCAACTCTGCCCGACACTGGTACTCGGCCCTGGCTCGATAGAGCAGGCCCACCAGCCGGACGAGTACCTCGATACCGCCTTTATTCAGCCTACCCGCCAGTTGATTGACCGGGTTGTGCATCATTTCTGTCTGTAA
- the argH gene encoding argininosuccinate lyase: MALWGGRFTQAADQRFKQFNDSLRFDYRLAEQDITGSVAWSKALVTVGVLSQEEQQQLEQALHELLSEVQANPEQILQSDAEDIHSWVEGKLIDKVGALGKKLHTGRSRNDQVATDLKLWCKATISELLSAVRQLQWELVATASANQNAVMPGYTHLQRAQPVTFAHWCLAYTEMLARDEGRLQDALKRLDVSPLGCGALAGTAYEIDREQLAGWLGFASATRNSLDSVSDRDHVLELLSDASIGMVHLSRFAEDLIFFNSGEAGFVELSDKVTSGSSLMPQKKNPDALELIRGKCGRVQGALTGMMMTLKGLPLAYNKDMQEDKEGLFDALDTWLDCLHMAGLVLDGIQVKRPRCQEAAEQGYANSTELADYLVAKGVPFREAHHIVGEAVVAAISKGVALEALSLDELRVFSPIIGDDVYPVLSLQSCLDKRNARGGVAPSQVALAIGEAKQRLA; encoded by the coding sequence ATGGCACTGTGGGGTGGACGCTTTACGCAGGCAGCAGACCAGCGTTTTAAACAATTTAATGATTCACTGCGTTTCGATTACCGGCTGGCAGAACAGGATATTACCGGTTCCGTTGCCTGGTCTAAAGCGCTGGTCACGGTAGGTGTGCTGAGTCAGGAAGAGCAGCAACAGCTGGAGCAGGCACTGCATGAACTGCTGAGCGAAGTCCAGGCAAACCCCGAACAGATTTTGCAGAGTGATGCGGAAGATATTCACAGCTGGGTCGAAGGTAAACTGATTGATAAAGTCGGTGCACTGGGCAAAAAGCTGCATACCGGTCGTAGCCGTAATGACCAGGTTGCTACTGATCTGAAACTTTGGTGTAAAGCGACTATCAGCGAGCTTCTGAGTGCTGTTCGTCAGCTGCAATGGGAACTGGTAGCGACCGCTTCAGCGAACCAGAATGCCGTAATGCCAGGTTACACCCATCTGCAGCGGGCACAGCCGGTGACCTTTGCACACTGGTGTCTGGCATATACCGAGATGCTGGCCCGTGATGAAGGCCGCCTGCAGGATGCACTGAAACGTCTGGATGTCAGCCCGCTGGGCTGCGGTGCTCTGGCCGGTACCGCCTATGAAATTGACCGTGAGCAACTGGCCGGCTGGCTCGGATTTGCATCTGCAACCCGTAACAGTCTGGATTCGGTATCTGACCGTGACCATGTGCTGGAACTGTTGTCTGATGCCTCTATCGGAATGGTTCACCTGTCCCGCTTTGCTGAAGATCTGATTTTCTTCAATTCCGGGGAAGCTGGTTTTGTTGAGCTGTCAGACAAGGTCACCTCAGGGTCTTCCCTGATGCCACAGAAGAAGAACCCGGATGCTCTGGAACTGATTCGTGGTAAATGTGGCCGTGTCCAGGGGGCATTAACCGGCATGATGATGACCCTTAAAGGTTTGCCTCTGGCATACAACAAGGACATGCAGGAAGATAAAGAAGGGCTGTTCGATGCGCTGGATACCTGGCTTGACTGCCTGCATATGGCGGGTCTGGTGCTGGACGGTATCCAGGTAAAACGTCCGCGTTGCCAGGAGGCCGCTGAGCAAGGTTATGCTAACTCTACCGAGCTGGCAGACTATCTGGTCGCGAAAGGAGTACCTTTCCGCGAAGCACACCATATTGTGGGTGAGGCTGTCGTGGCTGCTATCAGTAAAGGTGTGGCACTTGAAGCGCTGTCGCTGGATGAGTTACGGGTGTTCAGCCCGATCATCGGTGATGATGTCTATCCGGTACTGTCTTTACAATCCTGCCTGGATAAGCGTAATGCGCGTGGCGGGGTGGCTCCGTCTCAGGTGGCTTTGGCCATCGGTGAAGCAAAACAACGCCTTGCCTGA
- a CDS encoding redoxin family protein, with translation MSDNYEGRSVPEVTFHTRQGDKWVDVTTADLFKDKTVIVFSLPGAFTPTCSSSHLPRYNELYSVFSQHGVDDILCISVNDTFVMNAWKADQHAENITFIPDGNGDFTRGMNMLVEKEDLGFGARSWRYSMLVRNGVVEKMFVEPNKPGDPFEVSDADTMLQYLAPDVKLQESVSLFTKPGCQFCAKAKQMLQERGIQYEEIILGQDATTVSLRAVTGRATVPQVFIGGRHIGGSDDLEQYFLRG, from the coding sequence ATGTCAGACAACTATGAAGGCCGTTCAGTACCCGAAGTTACATTCCACACCCGCCAGGGCGATAAGTGGGTAGATGTCACCACTGCTGACCTTTTTAAAGATAAAACAGTGATCGTATTTTCACTGCCAGGTGCATTTACTCCTACCTGTTCATCCAGCCACCTGCCACGTTACAACGAGTTGTACAGTGTGTTCTCACAGCACGGCGTGGATGATATTTTATGTATCTCCGTAAACGATACTTTCGTAATGAATGCATGGAAAGCCGATCAGCATGCCGAAAATATCACCTTTATTCCCGACGGGAATGGTGACTTTACCCGTGGTATGAATATGCTGGTTGAGAAAGAAGATCTCGGCTTTGGTGCGCGTTCATGGCGCTACTCCATGTTGGTACGTAACGGCGTGGTAGAGAAAATGTTTGTAGAACCTAACAAACCAGGCGACCCGTTTGAAGTCTCTGATGCCGATACCATGCTGCAATACCTGGCTCCGGACGTGAAACTGCAGGAATCAGTATCGCTGTTTACTAAACCGGGATGTCAGTTCTGTGCTAAGGCAAAACAGATGCTTCAGGAACGCGGTATTCAGTATGAAGAGATTATTCTGGGTCAGGACGCCACTACCGTGAGCCTGAGAGCCGTCACCGGCAGAGCGACAGTGCCACAAGTGTTTATCGGTGGACGTCATATTGGTGGCAGTGATGATCTGGAGCAGTACTTTCTGAGAGGCTGA